The Listeria sp. PSOL-1 genome includes a region encoding these proteins:
- the dtd gene encoding D-aminoacyl-tRNA deacylase produces MRVLIQRCLEASVTIDDEVIAEIAQGLTLFVGVTHQDTEKEVDYLVKKISSLRIFEDEAGKMNRSITEIEGDILSVSQFTLYADAKKGRRPSFIQAAEKEQAEALYELLNEKLEDSGIGIGRGVFGADMDVRINNHGPVTIMLDTEELLD; encoded by the coding sequence GTGCGTGTTTTAATTCAAAGGTGTTTAGAAGCAAGTGTTACGATTGATGATGAGGTCATTGCTGAAATTGCCCAGGGCCTGACACTCTTTGTTGGCGTCACACATCAAGATACTGAAAAAGAAGTCGATTATCTTGTAAAGAAAATTAGCAGCTTACGAATTTTTGAAGATGAAGCAGGAAAGATGAACCGCTCAATTACAGAAATTGAAGGTGATATTCTTTCAGTATCACAATTCACGTTATATGCAGATGCTAAAAAAGGTCGGCGTCCAAGTTTCATCCAAGCTGCTGAAAAAGAACAAGCAGAAGCTCTTTATGAACTACTGAACGAAAAGCTAGAAGACAGCGGAATCGGCATTGGACGTGGTGTATTTGGAGCAGACATGGATGTTCGCATTAATAACCATGGACCAGTTACCATAATGCTTGATACAGAAGAATTGTTGGACTGA